CCAAGCGTATAGTTATATTGGAGACTCAGCTTCCAGAACCCCGGCTTGACACTCTCGGTCGCGGCAGCCAGCACCGCGCAGTTGGTGGTGATTAGCGGAAGGTATATACCCATAGCCTTAAATAGCGTCGGGCTGACCTTCTTTATCACCATCTCCACGAATTGGACTAGGGCGGCAATGACCAGGATAAAAGCGGGTATATATAAGAATTCTCCGACCCCCATCGGCTCCAGCACGAATCTCCAGACCCCCCAACAGACGGCCGAAGCCATGGTCATGACGAAGACTACGGCCATGCTCATGCCTATGGAGGTCTCAAAATTTGTCGAGACTCCGAAGAACGAACAGAGAGCGATGAACCTTATAAGAAGGATGTTGTTTATCAGAAAAGCCGCTAGAAATATTAAGAATAACCTCTCCATTTATTGAGCCCTCCCTTGAATTTTACGAAGCAACCCCATCAGAAGACCAAACGTCAAAAAGGCTCCGGGAAAACTCTGGAGAAGCTGAGGCGGATTGAAGCCTTTAAGAGATATCAGCGTGGCATTGAAGGCGACTATCTCTCCGGTCCCGCCGAGTTCTCTAACTATCGCCATCGCCAGAAGCACGAAGGTATAACCGAGGCTCATTCCGATTCCATCGGCAATGGATCTGACCACCCCGTGGGTGTAGGCGAACGCCTCGGCCCGACCTAGGATGATGCAGTTGACCACGATGAGGGGTATCCAGACCCCAAGAGCTGCGTAGCCTACCGGGAAGAAGGCCTTCATCGTCAAATCGACGATGGTAACAAAGGAGGCGATGACCACGATAAAGATGGGTATCCTTATCTCGTCAAAGATCAGCTTCCTTATCATAGAGATGAGTATGTTGGAACAGATGAGAACGAAGCTGGCGGCCGCGCTCATAAAAATGGCGTTTTCAACCTTGGTCGAGACGGCCAGGGCCGAGCAGAGGCCGATCATCAGGCCGAATAACGGATTCTCCTCTATTATCCCTATCTTGAAATCATGCCAAATGCTCCTTTGCATCAGTTACCTCCGGAGATCGCTTTAAATACTTGCGCAGCATCACTTACGCCCTTGGCCACAGCCCCAGAGGACAAGCTGGCACCCGAAATGACGTCTATATCCGTCTTGAGTTTTAGAGGATCCTCCACCGTTTTGCCGGGGAATTGGGCCACGAACGAAGGATCTTCGAGAACCCGGCTGCCCACACCCTTGGTCTCGCCGGAGACATCGAGGATCTTAACGCCCGCTATGCTGCCGTCCGGCCTTATAGCAACCGCTATCTTCACTGGACCACCATAACCGCTGGCTCCGGTCTCGATGGCCATGCCGACCTCTTCTTCGCCGCTGACGATCCGATAGACCATCAGCAGACTGTCGGCAATGGCCTTACCTTCTTCGAGCCCTTCTAAATCCTCTTCGGGCGCTGCCCCTTCGACCTCGAACATGGCAAGGACATCCTTATACTTCTCGATCTTCTCTTTCGTCTCACGCTCTTTAACGATGGGCTCGGTAATCGAATAAGTGAAGGCGAGCGATGCTGCAGCTATAATACAGAATATCATCAAGACTGCCCCGAGTTTTAAGTAGAAGAGAAAGTTTTTCATTTGGCCTTCACCGTCCCGAAAGTAATGGGTCTGGTATATCTGTCTATCAGCGCCGCAAAAGAGTTCATGAAGAGGATGGCAAACATTACTCCCTCGGAGTAGCTGGTATAAAACCTGATTAGGATGGTAACCAGACCGAGACAGATCCCGTAGATCATCTTGGCCCTTCTGGTCACCGGCGAGGTCACCGGATCGCTCGCAAGAAAGAAGGCTCCGAAGATGAGAGCACCGGCCAATATGTTGAATACGCCGTTATTGCCGGTGAGTATGCTCATTACAAATACGGTTCCCAGGTAAAAGAGGGGTATTCTCCAATCAACCACCCTCCTTGCAATCAGCACCAAACCGCCGATTATTAAGAGCAGGGCTGAGACCTCCCCCATACAACCGCCTCTATTTAAGAATAGGAGCGGCTTATAAACCACCGATATGTCGCCGATCAGTGTTCCCGCCTTAATCGCCTTGGCGGCTGTGAGCGGAGTGGCGGTCGTTATGCCATCTAATTCCCTCAAAGTTGTAAACCAGCTGCCAGACATTATGGAGGGCCAGGAGAGCACGAGCATCGCTCGGCCGACTAAGGCCGGATTGAAGACATTGTAGCCAAGTCCGCCAAAGAGCTGCTTGCCAAAGAATATCGCAAGAGCGCCGCCGACTATCGGTATCCAGTAGGGAACCTTGGGCGGTAGAGTGAGGGCTAGAATGAGGCCGGTTATGATCGCGCTGCCGTCGCTTATCACGATCGGCATTTTGCGATATCTCAAGACGGCAGCCTCCATCGCAACAGCCGATAGTATCGAGAGAATCAACGTCCTGAAGGCGAAGAACCCAAAGGCGTAGAGGCCCGCAACGACTAGCGGGGTTAAGGCGAGGAAGGTCCAGGCCATGAATTTCTCTATCGTCTCGCCGCTTCTGATATGAGGCGGGGTGGAAACAATGTAATCGGAGCCCACTACTTCTCCTCCCTTTTTTGTTCGGCGATGATCTTTGCTTTAGCGTGTCTGATGAGCTGAATAAAAGGCCTTGTTGCAGGACAGACATAACTACAGAGGCCGCATTCTATGCAGTCCATGACATCAAAGTCATCCGCTCTATCTACCTGATCGACTTCGATATATTGACTTATGTAATTTGGCATTATACGAACGGGGCAGATATCGACGCAACGGCCGCACCTTATGCAGGGCCTCGGATTCGGGATAGAGGTGTCTTCGACCGTAAAGGCGATCACCCCGGAGGTTCCTTTGATGACGGGCACACTTAGGTCGAATAGGGCGACTCCTGTCATCGGACCACCCACTACAACTTTGCCTATCTTGCCCTTAAAGCCACCGCACTCCTCGATGATATGAGATATCGGGGTTCCTATCTTGGCTCTGATATTGGTGAAGCTCGCCATGCCGTGACCAGAGACGGAGATGGTCCGTTCGATCAGGGGCCTACCCCCTCTAACCGCTTCGCTGATGGCGGCCGCTGTTCCGGCATTTTGGACCAGCGCCCCTACGTCTGAGGGAAGGCCGCCACTTGGAACCTCTTTTCCCAGTATCGTCTCGATGAGCTGCTTTTCGGCCCCTTGAGGATAGATAGCATTTAGGGGCATTACTTTGATATTCCCTTCGGACGAGGCCAGCTTATCCATGTGATAGATGGCATCTATCTTATTGGTCTCGATACCGATATAACCCCTCTTGGCCCCGACGGTGGCCATGATAATCTTTAGGCCGTCTAATATCTTATCGCCTCTCTCTAAAAAATTACGGTGGTCTGCCGCCAGATAGGGCTCGCATTCACCACCGTTGATTATCACATCGAATATGGGCTTATCCTTGGGAGGGGTAAGTTTCACGTGGGTCGGAAAACCCGCTCCACCCATGCCGACTACTCCGGCCTCGCGAACGGCCGCCCTGACCCTATCGGGATCTTTTGCCTCCTCATCGCTGAGCCCCTTGAAGGATATGGTCTCCTCCTTGTCGTCTGGGGTTATGACGATGCTCAAGACCTTCTTCCCATCCCCGCCAAGCCTGGGCTCTATGGCTTTTACTTCGCCCGACACGCTAGAATGCATGGGAGCTGAGATGAAGGCTTCGGAGTCGGCAACCTTCTGTCCGACCAGAACCCGCTCCCCGACCGAGACGATCGGGCTTGCCGGCGCCCCGATATGTTGAGACATCGGTATTATGATCTCTTCGGGCAGGGAGATCTCCTCTATCTTTTTGCGCCCAAGAGCCTTCTTGGCCTCATCATACCTCTCGGGAAATATCAGTCCCCTCTTTATTCTCTTGATCTCGCTAAATATGCTTATTGACAGGGCTCATCCCTCCATTTGGAAGTCAATCCGAAAAAGAGCTCGATCTCACGTTTTGCACTTTCGAGCGAATCGGAACCGTGAACGATGTTCTCAGATATATCTGTGGCTAAGTCTCCTCTTACGCTGCCTGGCTCAGCTTCGGAGGGATCCGTTGCACCCATCATCTTCCTGACAGATGAAACCGCACTCCTCCCGCTTATCACCATGGCCACAACGGGCCCGGAGGTTACATAATCGATCAGATCCTTAAAGAAGGGCTTGCCGTCATGGGCAGCGTAATGCCGCTCGGCCAGGCTCCTCTCGATTGTCATCATCTTCATCGCTTCGATCGCAAAGCCCTTTCTCTCCAGGCGGCCAATCACCTCTCCTACCAGGCCCCTTTTTACTCCATCCGGCTTCACCATCAAAAACGTCTTCTCCAAAACTGCTCCAAATATTTGTAACTTTTAATTACAATCTAACAATTAATGGATTGTACAACACGCAAACTCTCCCTTCAAGAAGATTTGCAAAAAAAATTCCGCTTTGTTGTTGGGGTTAATTATTGGAATCGGCTAAAACCAGGCTTGAATGGGCTTTAAAAAAAACTAGCAAAATCGGCAACTCTCTTGCCATCTCTTATCAAACTACCAAAATTGGCGCCCCAGGTTGGGCTCTAGCCGGAATATCTG
The Actinomycetota bacterium DNA segment above includes these coding regions:
- a CDS encoding Rnf-Nqr domain containing protein, whose amino-acid sequence is MERLFLIFLAAFLINNILLIRFIALCSFFGVSTNFETSIGMSMAVVFVMTMASAVCWGVWRFVLEPMGVGEFLYIPAFILVIAALVQFVEMVIKKVSPTLFKAMGIYLPLITTNCAVLAAATESVKPGFWKLSLQYNYTLGESLVHTVGVALGYSLVIIMFAAMRERITIAPIPRSMRGFPISFIAAGLSSLAFLGFKGLFGI
- the rsxE gene encoding electron transport complex subunit RsxE, which gives rise to MQRSIWHDFKIGIIEENPLFGLMIGLCSALAVSTKVENAIFMSAAASFVLICSNILISMIRKLIFDEIRIPIFIVVIASFVTIVDLTMKAFFPVGYAALGVWIPLIVVNCIILGRAEAFAYTHGVVRSIADGIGMSLGYTFVLLAMAIVRELGGTGEIVAFNATLISLKGFNPPQLLQSFPGAFLTFGLLMGLLRKIQGRAQ
- a CDS encoding FMN-binding protein, encoding MKNFLFYLKLGAVLMIFCIIAAASLAFTYSITEPIVKERETKEKIEKYKDVLAMFEVEGAAPEEDLEGLEEGKAIADSLLMVYRIVSGEEEVGMAIETGASGYGGPVKIAVAIRPDGSIAGVKILDVSGETKGVGSRVLEDPSFVAQFPGKTVEDPLKLKTDIDVISGASLSSGAVAKGVSDAAQVFKAISGGN
- a CDS encoding RnfABCDGE type electron transport complex subunit D, with the translated sequence MGSDYIVSTPPHIRSGETIEKFMAWTFLALTPLVVAGLYAFGFFAFRTLILSILSAVAMEAAVLRYRKMPIVISDGSAIITGLILALTLPPKVPYWIPIVGGALAIFFGKQLFGGLGYNVFNPALVGRAMLVLSWPSIMSGSWFTTLRELDGITTATPLTAAKAIKAGTLIGDISVVYKPLLFLNRGGCMGEVSALLLIIGGLVLIARRVVDWRIPLFYLGTVFVMSILTGNNGVFNILAGALIFGAFFLASDPVTSPVTRRAKMIYGICLGLVTILIRFYTSYSEGVMFAILFMNSFAALIDRYTRPITFGTVKAK
- the rsxC gene encoding electron transport complex subunit RsxC; translation: MKRIKRGLIFPERYDEAKKALGRKKIEEISLPEEIIIPMSQHIGAPASPIVSVGERVLVGQKVADSEAFISAPMHSSVSGEVKAIEPRLGGDGKKVLSIVITPDDKEETISFKGLSDEEAKDPDRVRAAVREAGVVGMGGAGFPTHVKLTPPKDKPIFDVIINGGECEPYLAADHRNFLERGDKILDGLKIIMATVGAKRGYIGIETNKIDAIYHMDKLASSEGNIKVMPLNAIYPQGAEKQLIETILGKEVPSGGLPSDVGALVQNAGTAAAISEAVRGGRPLIERTISVSGHGMASFTNIRAKIGTPISHIIEECGGFKGKIGKVVVGGPMTGVALFDLSVPVIKGTSGVIAFTVEDTSIPNPRPCIRCGRCVDICPVRIMPNYISQYIEVDQVDRADDFDVMDCIECGLCSYVCPATRPFIQLIRHAKAKIIAEQKREEK
- the ndk gene encoding nucleoside-diphosphate kinase, which encodes MEKTFLMVKPDGVKRGLVGEVIGRLERKGFAIEAMKMMTIERSLAERHYAAHDGKPFFKDLIDYVTSGPVVAMVISGRSAVSSVRKMMGATDPSEAEPGSVRGDLATDISENIVHGSDSLESAKREIELFFGLTSKWRDEPCQ